A genomic stretch from Lathyrus oleraceus cultivar Zhongwan6 chromosome 2, CAAS_Psat_ZW6_1.0, whole genome shotgun sequence includes:
- the LOC127118692 gene encoding zinc-finger homeodomain protein 2 gives MEFDEHEEEHEEEMEIPETPMPVPASYDSLGNSASRSKISGGVDGRKGSGNGNGNSNSGGFSSTVRYRECQKNHAVSFGGHAVDGCCEFISAGEEGTLEAVICAACNCHRNFHRKEIDGETVSSCQRQQPPPPPQPYHHHHNQFPPYYHRGPPSTSGYLHHHLATPVAHHRPLALPASASGGGFSREEDDISNPSSSGGGGNGSGGSKKRFRTKFTQEQKEKLLAFAEEHGWRIQKQDEAAIEQFCAENCVKRNVLKVWMHNNKNTLGKKP, from the coding sequence ATGGAGTTTGATGAACATGAAGAGGAACATGAAGAGGAGATGGAGATTCCGGAAACACCGATGCCGGTGCCGGCGAGTTACGACTCACTCGGAAACTCAGCTTCACGGTCGAAAATCTCCGGTGGAGTTGACGGACGGAAAGGTAGCGGTAACGGTAACGGTAACAGTAACAGTGGCGGTTTTTCCTCAACGGTGAGGTATAGAGAATGTCAGAAGAATCACGCTGTCAGCTTCGGTGGCCACGCCGTCGACGGTTGCTGCGAGTTCATTTCCGCCGGTGAAGAAGGAACGCTTGAAGCTGTGATTTGCGCTGCTTGTAACTGTCACCGGAACTTCCACCGTAAAGAGATCGACGGAGAAACAGTTAGTTCGTGTCAGCGGCAGCAACCTCCACCACCGCCGCAACCATACCACCATCATCATAACCAATTTCCACCTTACTATCACCGAGGTCCTCCTTCTACCTCCGGTTACCTTCACCACCACCTAGCAACTCCGGTGGCGCATCACAGACCTTTGGCTCTCCCGGCTTCTGCTTCTGGCGGCGGATTCAGCAGAGAAGAAGATGATATTTCAAACCCTAGCAGCAGCGGCGGTGGAGGTAACGGTTCCGGTggatcaaagaaaagattcaGAACGAAATTCACGCAGGAACAGAAAGAGAAGCTCTTAGCTTTCGCTGAAGAACACGGTTGGAGAATTCAGAAACAAGATGAAGCTGCTATAGAACAGTTTTGTGCTGAGAATTGTGTCAAGAGAAATGTTCTTAAAGTTTGGATGCACAATAACAAGAACACTCTTGGtaagaaaccctaa